Within the Setaria viridis chromosome 3, Setaria_viridis_v4.0, whole genome shotgun sequence genome, the region AATGGCCAATGCAACAACAAGAACTGTAATGATTGACCCacaatgacaaccgaggcaactattCGGGTGATCAAAATCGCAAGAGGAAGCTAGACAATATTGTCGCGGTGATGTCCTAATCTTCCAAGAAAGGCGGtggaaatcaagaaaggactccgttGAAGGAGCTCCTAAAAAAATAGAGCCcgtggcacccacactccaagCACTCTGCaatggattgctatagccttcgcagagtcatgaaagatttgCCAGAACCTTCTAgagcaaaggacaagggcaaggagaaagaaaatgaagacAATGATGAAAACAgaaaattccagaacccgtccaacaccgtcaacgtcatcttcataGATGAGGAGCAGCGCGAGGATAAGGATGACACAGCACGCGGGCCATGGACTGGCAGtgaggggcggcgccggagtTTGCTAGCCATGTGGCGGCCATGCCTGCCTATAGGAGCTCGGTCCAATGGAGGGCGAAGAGGGCCGTGGGCTTAGTCAGGGTTCACGTGGGGGACGAGCCGAGGGCCAACCAGCGAGGGGCACCCTTCTGGCGTGCCCAATCTGGTGAGGAGCGCTGCTGGTGACCAACCGTTAGCGCACAGGTgcaagcagaggaggaggaagaagaccctGACTAGTGGGCCCGCTCTTCTTTTTTTAACTAATTCAAATTTGTCCCCTTATTTGACCCATCTACACGTGTCCAAAAGTTGCCtaaaatactcgttggaaagataaaatcacaaagaatacgatgcaacaagaatcaactcaAGATCTGCTATGCTTTTCACGCAattaacaaaacaaaacagctaaaattaAACTTTAACGAATTTTTGGCACAAGAAAACAtttctgaaaaatttggtaaaaatattgtaaaatcactaaatTATATCTGgcatttaaataaaataataggaggCATAGTTGTAAAGCAAAAGTTGGCGTTTCTTcacaattttgaatttttaacaATGAACAACAATCATTTGAATTTAACAATGCATAACTTCTACTTAGTTTTTGAATATCTtctgctcaaaatcagaagaagtgaTAATAACAAAACttgtttgttttgaaatattCTATAGCtttcatattggccaaaagttaagttcttatataaaattcatttttatttgctttCCAAGTGCTTTAGTAAAAGGTGTTTGACACTTAACCATTTTGATTTTGCTTTGATTTAAACTCAATTTTTCTTGATGTGGCTCctaattactagggatgtcacacAAAGAAAGACTCCCTTGACAAATCAGAGGGAAGCACATGGATCCAGGGGTCCACAAATAGGGGAAAATCAACCTAACTTCGCACCAAACCCTGTGAACCCACTTGAGGGCTCACTGGACAGCGTCCCGAACGAAAGGTGGAGCTAGGGCGACCCATGGGGTTCGGCGGAAGCCTCAGTTCGGCTGAACCACTCCCGGCTCATCCCACACCCATCCTCCACGTGTCACTCCCCCCTACCTCCATATGGCAGTTGCGTGGGGTTGGCGCGCAGAAGATGTACTTGGACGCGAGAAGGAGGGATAGAGGAGAATATTCCCTAGGATTAAGAGGAGGTCCTACATGATGAGCCCATGGCTCAAATTATTTTAGCTGTTGATGCAACGAGTTTCTTAAGTTTGCAGCTTGGTTAGTTTTCTTTTTATGTGAAGAGAAGCAACGTGAAGGAAGGAGTTTTATCTACTACTACCACTTTGCTAACCAAGCTAATATTTAAAGGAGGTAATCTTCTAAAGAAAatagaagagaagaagaaactaaaataatatatttgCATTGGCCGCATGCAAGTTGAGATCACGTAGGGGGCACACATATCTCAGATGAGTCCACATGGAAGTCAGAGTACTAATGTGGATTGAGCTAGGGTAATTAGCAAAGGAGCCGCAATATTTTATTGTTTCCTATATAAGTAACGTTGAGTTCCTTTGAGTCTGGTTTGGTCACCTAGGGTCATTAGAAGTTGTTTCTGGTCAAGTTGAGTCCAAGTTGGACTAGTGCCTGCGTGCACATATTAGGGACACACGTCCCTTGTATGAGGAGACTTGGTTTTTTATCTTGAGTTTTTCCTCTATCGGGCGCTGCTCCGAAGAAGATGGCAATCCCATCTGTTAGCCCAAATTGAAGCCGACCCTGCTAAGGTTTGAGAGGAGGCGTGATCAGATCATCTTGGTTTGGGCGTGTCTCGGATCCCTGCGTGGATTCTTCTGTTTTGATTGTGGCTCGTCGTGACCACGGGTGGAAGGATTTTTCTAGGGTTTGGACTGCAGTCTTGTAAGCTGATCCCTTTTATCTGTTCTATTCTTTTTTCTGCTGGTGGCTGAACAAACGAAATTATCTTGTCCTTGTGGATTATAATGCTATACTATTTGGCTCTGTGCTTGTTCTTGGAAATTACGGAGGCTTGTTTGATGTGATTGGTTGGCAAGATAAATTAATCACTACTATCTATTCTCGTGAAGATTACAACTGTTGGTTGAAGTTAGTAGCTAATAGCTGAGATTTGATTTTTGTCTTGTTCCTGTGCATACCTCAAGAAAGCAATTGTTGCCTATATTGTTGTCCTGAAGCACGGGAAGGGGGTTTTAATCAGATAATACATATAGATATCTTGTTGCatttacaagaaaataaatccAGAAGTGATTATGGTCCTatttggcatgactccaactctgggtggagccgctccactccagaactctagGTGAAGCCAGCTCTggatggagttggagctgtttggtgagggtgtttggctaggaaggtgtccctagctccagaaaaaaggagtttgagggtagattgcctTTCTTGCCCCTAGATCGATttgaactacttatcacaaatataaaatgaaagtacatgcatttaagtccaaaataataataaattacatgttccaaaattttaaaatttttaaataaattcatagttccaaaataacgttgttacaataatcattgcactaattccatgttagggcagttgatgtagccatactatcacgaaaggtatccatagtcacaaagcttgattccgaagttgatccattagaggcatgttgagacacggcatacttgttgtatctttccggaatagtaggcatgtaggtaggatctctatcaaaattagcaaagtccacatcaacgctagcatgttcacgtatgaaattgtgtagaacCATAGTAGCAACAACAatttcttttgtgtgaccattgaACAACTGGGcatcttgtaaaggatttgccacttcatttttaatactccaaatgaGCGCTCAATAACATTACGAACAGATGAGTGTATACAGTTGAACAtctcttttggagtatttggttccatacctcgatgccactcgggtaagtggtacctttcacccttgtatggagcGAGGTACCCCAGACGATTAGGATAGCCCGCGTCTACAACATAGTACTTGCctacacatatgtaaaataagataagtttgtgcatacaaatatgaaaaggaacataagaaaaaaatctttaccttgaggaggatgtgggaagatATTTACAtatgcttccaatgcatggtacaatacactagtgtcatgcaaagaacccggttgacccgcagccacataggtgaagcgcatatcaaaatcacaaacggcaagcacattttgagttgcaattctAGTCTTACCAATGTATCTCACTTGTTCTTTAGGTGATAAATACAcacgaatatgggttccatcaagtgcaccaatgcaatccttaaagtgtggatatgctctcttgtcattcctaatcctcttgtgcacattgcgaaaattaggatctgttggtctcaagaaatcttgtgccatggcaaccacacaatctagaacttcatgaaattttctacgaatggtttcacctgagtgtttgaacttattttgTCCCCTTCTATTTGACTCACACCCACCACATGTCAATAGAAAAATGGCCAACATTTCATAAGTATTCACGTGCTTCGATGGTTTTAATCCGTACctctcaaccaacacatcatgaagatcctgaaaaataacctcattcatCCGAAGCATTCGATGGCACTCCCCTGGAGTGTTTACCATCTCCATCAGCCATCCCATTCCACTTTGTTGTGAAAATATAAACCTCGGCGGTGCCTTATCCATATATGAGTCATGATAACTTTGTGCTAGCttaccacagctctcaaccattttttaaaaaaattcaccaTCAGACTCACTAGATTCATCAGACTCACTTGAAGACATCTGTGAACATTGACATAAACAAAATGTAAGATACAactgtcatacataaataaaatgcaataaaataaaatgtaccacacatgcgacaaaaataaaatagtagcatacacaaatgacatcactctcactaagccaatttctacttttcatatttattcttgtacttcctcctaagccaattgaacctaatctcattagtaggcaaggtcatgaacatctccctttgctccttcttcacaaacagttcaaacgccatgtaatgttcattgctatcatagccgggcccacaagcaatcacaacctccatcacttcatcaatagaatattttccatgtctcttagaaacatattcattggctgaacttgccatacttgttaCTGCTTCTTGAATTAGGAGTGCATTTCCAGACTTCGCCTTCTTGCCACTTCTATCAATAGGCCTTGCCAATCTTTTGCCACTCACAGGTGGAGGAGTAATACCAATATCCTCCTCTTGTGTATTCGGAATGAATTCATCATCCTGCGGCTCACAATTGATTTTCTCATCTTGTGTCTCCTCAACATTTTCTCGTGCTTCAGcattcacaacatgaggagaccaatgatcaataccaatAGTAGTGATGTCAGAAAAACACTTAgctaattcatcttcattctcaagacccttctttttgaactttCCACAACCCGGAATGTccttaaataagaaaaataatagtATTATTATAAGCATTACCAACAAAATCGACATATGCAAAACAAATATATCATCAAACTTGAACCAACTTACAGCTctagcttttttccaccattcGTCATCCATAGCTATAGTCTTCTTTATAGGAtctctgttggaggtatgccctagaggcaatcatagagatgatgatattccatttgtatcgatgatttgtatgttgtgttcattgaatatccattgaaggctacttgaattgatttgcaattatgtgaattgtatgtgaaactctttacttgtatggttattctaaagttgtccctagtcggagttcatgtgaggacacacatgaatattagactagcacatgtattagttgatgactatgtttcacaagtcatggacatggagatgttgaactaataatgtggacacatgtggagacatgtgctaggactgacccaacatgagaagtagttctctctttaaacaacatatacgctttgtccttagacctgagattgtcgcatgtattctagatgtggatcgacctacttagggactat harbors:
- the LOC117848388 gene encoding L10-interacting MYB domain-containing protein-like; this translates as MPEIDWNSENTRVLCMLFAEQVGKENWPNTHLNVLGYAEVEKGFKERTGIVVTKAQIKNKWNKLKEDFKAWRKKARADIPGCGKFKKKGLENEDELAKCFSDITTIGIDHWSPHVVNAEARENVEETQDEKINCEPQDDEFIPNTQEEDIGITPPPVSGKRLARPIDRSGKKAKSGNALLIQEAVTSMASSANEYVSKRHGKYSIDEVMEVVIACGPGYDSNEHYMAFELFVKKEQREMFMTLPTNEIRFNWLRRKYKNKYEK